The following nucleotide sequence is from Gordonia jinghuaiqii.
GTGAGGAGCTCGGCGAGCGGGAATCGATCGCCGAGGCCGCCGAGACGGCGCACCTGGCGGCGGTGCGCGCCATCGCCGACCGGCGCGAGGGGTTGGCCAGGCTGGAGGGGCAGATCGACAACCTGCGCACCCGATCGGAATCGGTCGACTCCGAGGCAGACCGGCTCACCGCCGCGATCGCGGCCGCTACCGAACGCGCGGAAAGTGCTACCGCGCAACAGGATTCGGCAGCCGCTGAGCTCGCGCAGCTGGAGTCCTCCGAACGTGCCCTCGACGAGCACCACGAACGTTGCGTGGCCGCGCTCAACCTGTCGAACGAGCGGCTCGCCACGCTGCAGGCCTCACATCGCGAAGCCGAGCATTCGATCGCCTCGCTGTCGGCCCGGGTGGATGCGCTCGCGATGGGCCTGGAACGCGGTGACGGCGGCGCCTGGCTCCTGGAGAACGCACCGGACGGACTCATGGGTCCGATGTCGGAGCTGGTCACGGTGGAACCCGGTTTCGAGACCGCGATCGCCGGAGCGCTCGGACCGGTGGTCGACGGCATAGTCACCATCGACGGGGTCGCGGCGATCCGCGCCCTGGAGGCACTCAAGGCCGGTGATGGTGGACGGGCCGCCCTGCTCTGCGGCGGCCTGACCGTCCCCGTCCCGGCGCGGCAGGTGAGCCTGCCCGACGGTGCCCGGTGGGCGGCGTCGGTCGTCAGCTGCCCGGCCGACATCCGCGGCGCCATCGACACCGTCCTGGCCGACACCGTCATCGTCGAGGACCCGTCCCAGGGTCTGGAGCTCGCGCGCCGCCTCGGCGTCCGCGCGGTCACCCACGCGGGCGACCGGATCGGTCCGGCCTCGATCGAGGGCGGATCGTCGCGGCGGCCCTCGACACTCGAGGTGCAGTCGGCCATCGATGCCGCCTCCGAACAACTCACCACGGCGCGCCGCCGCGTCGAAGAACTCGAGGCGGCCCTCGACGGCGCCCTCACCGAACAGCGCGATCGTCGCGAGGCCGCCGAGGAGGCGCTGGCCGCGCTGCACGAGTCCGACGCGGGCGTCGGCGCCGCATACGAGCAGATGGCCAGACTGGGGCACGAGATCCGGACCGCTCGTGCGGAAGCCGATCGGCTGACGCGCCAGCGCAACTTCCTCGAGAAGGGGCGCGAGGAGGCGGTGGAGTCCCTGCGTGAGCTCGAGGAACGACTGCGCCTGGCCCGCGACGATTCCGAGGGCGGCTCCGAGGTGTCGGCCGACGACTCCGAGCGCGCCACTGCCGCAGCCGCCGTGGCAGTGGCCCGCGGCGCGGAGATGGAGGCCCGGCTCACCCTGCGTACCGCCGAGGAGCGCCTCGCCTCGGTCCGGGGCAAGGCGGAGTCGTTGCGGCGAGCCGCCCAGCGCGAGCGCGAGGCGCGGGAGCGCGCGCGACGCCAGGACGAGATCCGCAAGCAGGCCGCAGGCGTCGCCGAGGCCGTCGAACGTGCGGGCGCCCAGGTGGCCGAACGTCTCGCCGCCGCGGTGGCCTCGGCGCAGGCCGGACGCGATGAACTCGAGGAGATCCGGATCGCGCGCACCGCCACGCTCGATGAGCTGAAGGTGCGTGCCGGCGAACTGACCACCACGCTGAACTCCCTGCGCGACACCGTTCATCGCGACGAGGTGGCCCGCGCCCAGGTCGCATTACGCATCGAACAACTCGAGGAACAGGTCCTCGAGACCTTCGCGATGGCCCCCGACGACCTGATCGCCGAGTACGGACCCGACGTGCCGATGCCCCCGTCGGCGCTCGAGATGGCGGAGTACGAGCAGGCGAAGGAGCGGGGGGAGCAGGTGGTCGCACCGGCGCCGATGCCGTACAACCGGGCCACCCAGGAGGCGCGGGCGAAGAAGGCGCAGAAGGACCTCAACACGCTCGGCAAGGTCAACCCACTCGCACTCGAGGAGTTCGCGGCGCTCGAGGAACGCTACAACTTCCTCTCGTCGCAGCTCGAGGACGTCAAGGCGGCCCGCAAGGACCTGCTCGACGTGGTGGACGAGGTCGATGCCCGCATCCTGCAGGTGTTCACCGAGGCCTACGCCGACGTCGAGCGCGAGTTCGGGCAGGTGTTCCAGACCCTGTTCCCCGGCGGGGAGGGTCGACTGGTGCTGACCGATCCCGACGACATGCTCACGACCGGCATCGAGGTCGAGGCCCGCCCGCCGGGTAAGAAGGTCAAGCGGTTGTCGCTGCTGTCGGGTGGCGAGAAATCGCTGACCGCGGTGGCGATGCTGGTCGCGATCTTCCGTGCCCGGCCGTCGCCCTTCTACGTCATGGACGAGGTCGAGGCCGCACTCGACGACACCAACCTGCGGCGTCTCATCACTCTGTTCGCACAGCTGCGGGAGAAATCGCAGCTCATCGTCATCACCCATCAGAAGCCCACGATGGAGGTCGCGGACGCGCTCTACGGCGTCAGCATGCGCGGCGACGGCATCACCACCGTCATCTCGCAGCGGATGCGTGGCGTGAACATGCCCGTGGGTCAACAGGAGGACACCAGCCAGTGAACACCGAAATCATCATCGGCATCGTCGTCGCCGTGCTCGTCGTGGCGGCGCTGATCGTTCTCGGTCTGGTGCTCTTGCGCCGCCGGCGGATCTCGCTGTCCGATGACACCAGCGCAGGACAGAAGCAGCCGGGGATCGTCGACGGCACGACCCGGCAGGTCGACCGGTCCGGGGGCTACCAGGCGGGGTCGGGATTCAACTTCAGCCGGGGTGAGGGCGCCGGAACGGCGCTGGCCGAACCGCCGGCGCGTAAGCCCGAGCCGGTGGTCACACCGGTGGAACCGCCGGTCCAGCCGCCGGTCGAACGTACCGACGTCGACGGTCAGCCGGGTGTCGGCGACGACGCCGCAGTGCCCCGCGATTCGGTCCGGCGCGGCGTCACCGACGTCTCGCTGCCCGACGTGGTCGAACCGAAGACTGTCGAACCGAAGACCGTCGAACCGAAGACCGTCGAACCGAAGACTGTAGAACCCGAGACTGCAAAGCCGGAGACCGCCGAGACGGTAGCTCCCGAGACCGCTGTCCCTGAGACCGCTGTCCCTGAGACCGCTGTCCCTGAGACCGCTGTCCCTGAGACCGCAGCCCCCGAGACCGCTGCCCCTGTCGATGCCGCGGAGGCGGCGACCGCGCCGCCGCTGGACGAGATCGCTCCGACCGCTGGTCGGCTCGGACGTCTGCGCGGACGCCTGTCGCGTTCCCAGGGCGCCATCGGCAAGGGTGTGCTCGGACTGCTCGGCGCGGGCGATCTCGACGAGGACAGCTGGGAAGAGATCGAGGACACCCTGGTCATGGCCGACCTCGGATCGGCGACGACGGCGATCGTCGTCGAGACACTCCGCACCGAGCTGGCCGCGAACCCGGTCCGGTCGGCGGGGGAGGCGAGGGCGTTGCTCAAGCGGGTCCTCGTCGATCAGCTCGATCCCTCGCTGGACCGTTCGATCCGTGCCCTGCCGCACGCCGGTCGTCCCGCGGTGGTGCTCGTGGTCGGTGTCAACGGCACCGGTAAGACCACGACGACGGGCAAGCTGGCGCGCGTACTCGTGGCCGACGGCCGTCGGGTGCTGCTCGGCGCCGCCGACACATTCCGCGCCGCAGCCGCCGATCAGCTGCAGACGTGGGGTGAGCGCGTCGGTGCGGAGATCGTCCGCGGGAAGGAACAGGCAGATCCCGCGGCCGTGGCATTCGACGCGGTCGACCGCGGCATCGAGGCGGGTGTTGACGTGGTCATGATCGACACCGCCGGTCGCCTGCACACCAAGACCGGACTCATGGACGAGCTCGGCAAGGTCAAGCGCGTCATCGAGAAGAAGGCCCCGGTCGACGAGGTCCTGCTGGTGCTCGACGCCACGGTGGGCCAGAACGGGCTGATGCAGGCCCGGGTGTTCGCCGAGGTCGTCAACATCACCGGTGTGGTGCTGACCAAGCTCGACGGGACCGCGAAGGGCGGCATCGTGTTCCACGTACAGAAGGAGCTCGGTGTGCCCGTCAAGCTCGTGGGTCTGGGGGAGGGTGCCGATGACCTCGCGCCGTTCGAACCGGAGGCCTTTGTCGACGCGCTGCTCTGAGCCCATCGATCTGTGATCGGAAGTTCCGCAATAGAAGTCGCCGGACAAAACTGAGACGTTCCTGGGAGTCGAACTGGGACGTTACATGCGCGAAATATAAAACGCCCATCGGGTTACGCGCCTGAAACGTGGGGGCACCACAGCTGAAACCGAGTGCCGACAATCTCTTTGGAGGCGCCGAGCCGTCGGCGCACCTGAGGAGGTTCTGTAGTGGATTTGGCTCTGTTGCCAAACGAATCGTTTGGCCCGATCGACACGGGTAACACGGCATTCATGCTCGTGTCGGCCGCCCTCGTGTTGCTGATGACTCCAGGCCTGGCCTTCTTCTACGGGGGGTTGGCGCGGGGAAAGTCCGTCCTGAACATGATGATGATGTCCTTCGGTTCGTTGGCGGCGGTCAGTGTCGTCTACGTGCTGTGGGGCTTCTCGATGTCGTTCAGCGATGGCGTCACCGGTGAGAGCGACATTCTCGGTATCTTCGCGAATCCGTTCGCGCTGTTCGGCTCCGACCAGCTCATGAGCACGATCGGCGAGGGCGACACCGAGCAGTACGTCACCGCCGGACTGACGATCCCCGCGATCGTCTTCATGGGCTTCCAGCTGACCTTCGCGGTCATCACCGTGGCCCTGATCTCGGGTGCGCTCGCCGAGCGCGTGAAGTTCTCCACCTGGATGGTGTTCACCGTCGTCTGGTCGACGATCGTGTACTTCCCGCTCTCGCACATGGTGTGGGGTGGCCTCGTCGGCGGCGGAGGTCTCCTCGGCGCCGGCGAGGACAGCATCGCGGCCGCGCTGTTCGGCACCACCGACGGCGAGGCCAACGTGGCACCGATCGACTTCGCGGGCGGCACCGTCGTGCACATCAACGCCGGTATGGCGGCACTGGTCCTGGTTCTCATCGTCGGCAAGCGTGTCGGATTCGGGCGCACCGCATACCGTCCGCACAACATCCCGTTCGTGATGCTCGGCGCCGCACTCCTCTGGTTCGGATGGTTCGGCTTCAACGTCGGCTCCGAACTGGGCGCCGACCTTCTCGCCGGCCAGGTGTGGGTCAACACCACCGCTGCGACCGCCGCGGCCATCATCGGCTGGCTCGCGGTCGAGCTCATCCGTGACAAGCACGCCACCAGCGTCGGTGCCGCGTCGGGCGTCGTCGCCGGTCTCGTCGCCATCACCCCTGCCTGTGGTTCGCTGACCCCGGTCGGCTCGCTGATCCTCGGTGTCATCGCGGGTGCTCTCGCCGCTGTCGCGACCGGACTGAAGAACAAGTTCGGCTACGACGATTCGCTCGACGTCGTCGGCGTCCACCTCGTCGCCGGTCTCTGGGGCACGGTGGCCATCGGACTGATCGGCGAGGATGTCGGCATCCTCTGGGGCGGCGATTACAAGCAGCTGGTGGTCCAGATCGTCATCGCGCTGTTCGCTCTCGTGTTCACCGGTGTACTGACCGCGATCATCGCCTTCGCCCTCAAGCCTCTGGGTTGGCGCGTCAGCGATGAGGACGAGAAGGTCGGCATCGATGAGGCCGAGCATGCGGAGACGGCCTATGAGCTGGCATGACGCTCGGGACTTTCGCTACTACGCTGACTCCTGTGGAGAGGGATAACAAATGAAGCTGATCACTGCAATCGTCAAGCCGTTCACGCTCGAAGATGTCAAAGCAGGTCTCGAGCAGGCCGGAATCCTTGGAATGACCGTCAGTGAGGTCCAGGGGTACGGCCGTCAGAAGGGCCACACCGAGGTCTACCGCGGCGCCGAGTACTCGGTCGACTTCGTGCCCAAGGTCCGCGTCGAGGTCGTCGTCGACGACGCAGCCGTGGACAAGGTCGTCGACGTCATCGTCGAGGCGGCACGGACCGGCAAGATCGGCGACGGCAAGGTGTGGGTCTCGCCTGTGGAGTCGGTCATCCGCGTCCGTACCGGCGAGCGCGGCGGCGACGCTCTGTAAGTGAGCTCGTGCCCTTTCGCGAACACCCCGAACGGCCCCGCGTCCGACGAAGAGTCGGGCGCGGGGCCGCACCGTTCGTCAGCTCCGACGGCACCGCGAGTGCGGACGCCACGATCGCTGACCCCCGACCTTGGAGGCTCCCGTAGCTGCGACAGACCTGGCCAAGACCCGCCGGCAACTCACCGAGTCCAGCCGAGCCGGGAAGCTCGATGCACCGGCGTTGCGCCAGGTGCTCGTCGACCTGCACGAATTCTGGCTGACCAGCAAGGGCGCCGAGCTAGGCGTCAAACCGCACAGCGGGTTCGCGATCGTCGCGGTCGGTGGACTCGGCCGCGGTGAGCTGCTGCCGTACTCCGATCTCGATCTCATCCTGCTGCACGACAACATGTCCGCCGAGCGGGTTTCCGACGTCGCCGACGGACTCTGGTATCCGTTGTGGGACGCCAACATTCCGCTCGACCACAGTGTCCGGACCGTGCCGCAGGCACTGCAGGTCGCCGGCGATGACGTCACCGCGGCCCTCGGGCTCCTCGAGGCCAGGCACATCGCCGGCGACGAGGAACTCTCGGCGCTGCTCATCAGCGGCGTGCGTCAGCAGTGGCGCAACGACATCCGCAGCCGCTTCACCGACGTGGTCTCGCATGCGCAGGACCGCTGGCGACGAGCCGGCGACATCGCCCACCGCGCCGAACCCGACCTGAAGAACGGCCGGGGCGGGCTGCGCGATGTGCAGCTCCTCGGGGCCCTGGCCATCGCGCAGCTCACCGACGGGATGGCCAGCCTGCGACCCGACTCGCCCGGCGCCGGACCGCAGATGGCCTACACCCGGCTGCTCGACATCCGGACCGAGCTGCACCGCATCGCCGGGCGCCCGCGCGAGCAGGTGCGGGCCCAGGACGCCGACGAGATCGGTGCCGCTCTGCGGATCGGCGACCGGTTCGATCTGGCCCGCGTCATCAGCGACTCGGCGCGCACCATCAGCTACTCCATCGACGTCGGCCTGCGCACCGCGGGCAACGCACTGCCCCGCCGCGGGCTCGCGAAGCTCCGGCGTTCACCGCTGCGTCGTCCTCTCGACGAGGGAGTGGTGGAACACGGCGGCGAGATCGTGTTGGCGCGCAACGCGATCCCGAGCAAGGACCCGGGTTTGATCCTGCGGGTCGCCGCCTCGTCGGCACGTACCGGCCTGCCGATAGGCGCGTCGACCCTGAGCAGGCTCGCCGACTACGCGCCGGAGTTGCGGGAGCCGTGGCCTGCCGAGGCGTTGAGTGATCTACTGGTGCTCCTCAGTTCGGGACATCACATGGTCGACCCGATCGAGGCTCTCGACCGTACCGGCCTGTGGGGCAGGTTGTTGCCGGAATGGGGTGCGGTCCGCGACCTTCCGCCGCGCGACGCGATCCACACCTGGACCGTCGACCGGCACCTCGTGGAGACCGCGGCGTATGCCAGTTCGATGACGACCCGCGTGTCCCGGCCGGACCTGCTGGTACTGGGCGCACTCATCCACGACCTGGGTAAGGGGCGCGGTGCCGACCACAGCATCGTCGGGGCCGAACTCGCCGTCCAGGTCGGCAATCGGTTCGGTCTCTGGCCGCAGGACGTGACGATCCTGTCCGACATGGTGCGGCATCACCTGCTGCTGCCGCAGGTCGCCACGCGTCGCGACCTCGACGACCCGGCCACCGCCGAGCAGGTCGCCACGACCCTCGGCCACAACCGGGTCCTGCTGGAACTGCTTGCGGCACTTGCCGAGGCGGATTCACTGGCCACCGGTCCCGGCGTGTGGGGGGAGTGGAAGGCCTCGCTGATCGGTGAACTCGTCCGACGCGCCATGCGCCACATCGACGGCGTCGAACCGGATGTCCCCGAACCGCTCACGCCCGAACGTCTCGCCACCGCGTCCGAGGGCGACTATGCGGTCCGGCTGGTCCGCGCCGAGGGGCAGCACACCTACGACGTCACCATGGTCGCACCCGATCAGCCGGGCCTGCTGTCGAAGATGGCCGGTGTCCTGGCCCTCGGCGGGTTGCGGTCGCACCGGGCGTGCGCCCAGAGCCACGAGGGCAAGGCGATCAACTCCTTCACCGTGGTTCCGATGTTCGGCAGCCCACCCGACGCAGGTCTGCTCCGCCAGCAGCTGATCGCGTCGGTGGACGGCAAGATCGACGTGCTCGCGCGCCTCGACGCCCGCGAGCGGGATTCGCCGATCCCGACGATCGGCACGGTCACGACGATCCCGGGCACATTCGTGGTGGTGGGGGCCAGTGCGGGCAGCACCGATCCCGAGGTCGACGGTGCCGGACACCCCAAGAACGCGGTACCGGCCCTGTTCGCGGTCGCACCGCCGCGGGTGTCGTGGCTCGACGCGCCGGAGGGTGAGGCACTGCTGGAGGTCCGGTCCGATGACCGCATCGGTTTGCTGAGTCGGGTGAGTGCGGTGCTGGAGAGGCACGGTGCCGACATCCGGTGGGCCAAGGTCACGACGCTCGGCGCGACGGTCGTCGACATCTTCAGCCTCCGGCTGGCCGTCGACACCGACGCTGCGCGGGCCGAACTGTCCGACGCCATCATCGAGGTGTGTCCGCCGCCGCAGCCCACTCGCGACGACGAGGGCGACGGTCCGCAGACCAACGGGACCGGTCGGTCGGGCGTGCCGATCTCCTAGATGCGGTGTCCCGGGACCCGCATGGAAGGATGGGATCATGTTCGATTCCCTCTCCGACCGGTTGACCGGTGCCCTGAAGGACCTGCGCGGCAAGGGGCGACTCTCCGACGCCGACATCGACCGCACCTGCCGGGAGATCCGGCTGGCCCTGCTCGAGGCCGACGTCTCGCTGCCGGTGGTGCGCGCGTTCATCGCGCGGATCAAGGAGCGGGCCAAGGGCGCCGAGGTCTCCGCGGCGCTCAACCCCGCCCAGATGGTCGTCAAGATCGTCAACGAGGAACTCGTCGGCATCCTCGGCGGCGAGACCCGGCGGGTGCGGTTCGCCAAGAGTCCGCCGACGGTGATCATGCTGGCCGGTCTGCAGGGTGCCGGTAAGACGACCCTCGCCGGCAAGCTCGGGCACTGGCTGTCCCAGCAGGGGCACACGCCGCTGCTGGTGGCCTGTGACCTGCAGCGTCCCGGCGCGGTGTCGCAGCTGCAGATCGTCGGAGAGCGGGCGGGCGTCCCGGTGTACGCACCGCATCCCGGGACCGGCGTCGGCGGCGAGGGAACCCTCGGTGTCACCGCCGGCGATCCGGTCTCGGTCGCGAAGGCCGGTGTCGACGAGGCGCGCGCCAAGCACTACGACGTCGTCGTCATCGACACCGCGGGCCGCCTCGGTATCGATGCCGAGCTGATGAAGCAGGCCTCCGACATCCGCGACGCGACGTCACCCGACGAGGTGCTGTTCGTCGTCGACGCGATGATCGGTCAGGACGCGGTGACCACCGCGCAGGCCTTCTCCGACGGCGTCGGTTTCACCGGCGTGGTCCTGACCAAGCTCGACGGCGACGCCCGCGGCGGTGCGGCGCTCTCGGTGCGCGAGGTGACGGGCCAGCCGATCATGTTCGCGTCGTCGGGTGAGAAGCTCGAGGACTTCGACGTCTTCCACCCCGACCGGATGGCCAGCCGGATCCTCGGCATGGGCGACGTGTTGTCCCTCATCGAGCAGGCCGAACAGCACTGGGACGCGCAGCAGGCCGAGGCCGCCGCCGCGAAGATCACCCAGGGCGAGCTGACCCTCGAGGACTTCCTCGAGCAGATGCTGATGATCCGGAAGATGGGTCCGATCGGCAACATCCTGGGGATGTTGCCGGGCGCAGGCCAGATGAAGGACGTGCTCTCGCAGGTCGACGACAAGCAACTCGATCGCGTGCAGGCGATCATCCGCGGCATGACCCCCGCCGAGCGGGACAACCCGAAGATCATCAACGCCTCGCGTCGTCTGCGTATCGCGAACGGTTCCGGTGTGACGGTCAGCGAGGTCAATCAACTCGTCGACCGCTTCTACGACGCGCGAAAGATGATGGCGCAGATGTCGGGCCGGATGGGGATGGGCGCGGTCAACCGCAAGACGAATCGCAAAAAGGGCAAGGGCAAGAAGGGTAAGGGCCGCGGGCCCACCCCGCCGAAGGTTCGCGGTGGATTCCCCGGCATGCCGGGCGGGATGCCCGCGGGCTTCCCCGACCTGTCCAACATGCCGGCCGGGCTCGACGAGCTGCCGCCGGGACTCGAGGGCATCGACATCTCACAGTTCCAGCAGCCCAAAAAGAAGAAGTGACCCGCCACTACCGGGGGACCGATCCGCTCACCGGATCGCCTGTCGAGTTCTGGGTGACCGGTGAGACCATCAGTGCCACACCGGTTCCCGGTGCCGAGACGGCGGTCGATGGCGGCTGGATACTGCCGGGCCTCGTGGATGCGCACAATCACGTCGGCATCGCCCCCGGCCTCGGCGTCGACATCGAGCAGGCACGCGGCTATGCCTACGCCGACGCGCAGGCAGGCACGCTGCTGATCCGCGAGGTGGGGTCGCCGCTCGACACCCATCCGCTCGACGACGATCCCGCGTGTCCGCGGTTCATCCGCTCGGGCAAGCACATCGCCCGCCCGAAGCGCTACCTGCGCGACTACGGCGTCGACCTCGACGACCCGGACGAGTTGGCCGCCGAGGTGGCCCGCCAGGCCGCCGCCGGAGACGGCTGGGTCAAGATCGTCGGCGACTGGATCGACCGGGAGGCCGGTGACCTCGCGCCGCTGTGGACCCGCGGCCAGATCGAGTCCGCGGTCGCGGTGGCCCACGAGCACGGTGCGCGGATCACCGCGCACGTCTTCGGGACCGACGCCCTCGTCGATCTCATCGGCGCCGGCGTCGACTGCATCGAACACGGCACCGGACTGACCGACGATCTGATCGATCAGCTCGTCGACCGGTCGATCGCGTTGGTGCCCACCATGATCCAGGTCGAGAACTTTCCGGGTATCGCCGACGGCGCCGAACGTTTCCCGACATACGCCGCGCACATGCGGTCACTGCATGCGGGCGCGGGAAAGGTGTTCGCGTCCGCGCGAGAGGCCGGTGTGGCGATCTTCGCCGGAACCGATGCCGGCGGCTTCGTCGAGCACGGACGCATCGTCGACGAGATCGAGGCGCTGTCGAAGGTGGGCCTCGGCCCGGCCGGGGCGATCGCCGCGGCGTCGACGAACGCGCGTCGCTGGCTCGGCGCCGATGTCCTCGACGACGGGCACCGCGCCGATTTCGTGATCTATCCGGCGAATCCGGTCGAGGACCTCGCGGTGCTACGGCACCCCGCCGCAGTGGTGTCGTCGGGCCACCACATCGTGTGACGAACGCCATAATCAGGCACCTGGTTGGGCCACTTACCGGCGGGTAACGTGGCACCGGCGTTGCAACGGTTCGGCGTACACGAACCCAGATCAGCCCGAGATCGGTGATGCGCAGACCCTGTCGGAGCGGGGGTAAGGGAGGCTCCGACCCGCGTTGCGCGCCCGGGCACTGATGAGCCGACACCGATGGTGACGGATGCGACGCACGGCATGTGGTTGTCCGCGCGGGGTGGATGACCACATGCCGGAACACCGGGCCTCCGCCGAGCTCGTGGGATTTCCGATCGTGGTACTCCGATCGGGGGATTTCAGAGTCGGCCGCCGCGTCTGGCACAATGACTCGCTGGTTCGTCGGATCCGGTCACGGCCGCCCGACGGTCACACCACTGGAGACGCAAAACCGGGTTCATCATTCCGGATGGATCGCCGAATTGCGCAGTGACCACTCGAGAGAAGAGAAGTAGACATGGCTGTCAAGATCAAGCTCACGCGGCTCGGCAAGATCCGCAACCCCCAGTACCGCATCGTCGTCGCCGACGCTCGGACCCGCCGCAACGGCCGGGTGATCGAGACCATCGGCAAGTACCACCCGAAGGAAGAGCCCTCGCTGATCGAGGTCGACTCCGAGCGCGCCCAGTACTGGCTGAGCGTCGGCGCACAGCCGACCGAGCCCGTCGCCGCGATCCTCAAGGTCACCGGTGACTGGCAGAAGCACAAGGGTCTGCCGGGCGCCGAGGGCACCCTGCGGACCGCCGCGCCCAAGACCTCGAAGCTGGACCTGTTCAACGCTGCGCTCGCCGCCGCCGACAACGAGCCGGTCGCCGCTGCCACCACCCCGAAGAAGAAGGCCGCCAAGAAGGACGAGGCAGCAGAGGCTCCCGCCGCCGAGGGTGACGCGTGAGCGCAGTCGTCGCCGACGCGGTCGAGCACCTGGTCCGCGGAATCGTCTCGAATCCGGATGACGTCCAGGTCGACCTCGTCACCGGTCGTCGCGGCCGTCTCGTCGAGGTCCACGTGAACCCCGACGATCTCGGCAAGGTCATCGGACGCAACGGTCGCACCGCGACCGCCCTGCGCACCCTGGTCGCCGGCATCGGTGGGCGCGGCATGCGGGTCGACATCGTCGACACCGACCGCTGAGCCCGAACACGCACAACGAGCGCATCGTGGATCTCGTCGTCGGACGTGTCGTCAAGTCGCACGGCATTCGTGGTGAGGTCGTCGTAGACGTCCGCACCGACGAACCCGAGATCCGTTTCGCACCGAACTCGGTGCTGCGCGGCCGCCTGCCGCGCGGTGGCGGGGAACGCGATTTTGTCATCACAGCCGCCCGGGAGCATTCCGGGCGGCTGTTGGTGTCCCTGGCGGATGTGCGGGATCGCGGTTCCGCCGATGCGCTGCGCGGCACGCTGTTCCTGGTCGACTCCTCGCAGGTCGAGCCCTCCGACGACCCGGACGAGTTCTACGACCATGAGCTCGAAGGGGTGGCCGTCGAGCTTCTCGACGGCTCCGAGGTGGGCGTCGTCGAGTCGGTCCTGCACCTGCCCGGTGGCGAGTTGCTGTCGGTGCGGACCACCGACGGGCGTGAGGTGCTCGTGCCCTTCGTGCGGGAGATCGTGCCGACCGTGAGTCGTGAACTCATCGTCCTGGACCCGCCCGAAGGTCTGTTGGACCCGGACTCGCTCGACGACAGCGACAGCGACGACAGCGACGCCGACAACAGCGACGCCGGCAACAACGACGACGTCGACGACCGATGATGCGCCTCGACATCGTCTCGATCTTCCCCGAGTACTTCGATCCGCTGCGAGTTGCATTGCTGGGCAAGGCGATCGACGCCGGACGCGTCAGCGTCGACGTGCACGACCTGCGGAATTGGGCACATGATGTCCACCGCAGCGTCGACGATTCGCCGTACGGCGGCGGGCCCGGCATGGTGATGAAGCCCGAGGTGTGGGGGCCGTGCCTCGACGAGGTGTGCCCGGACGACGCGCTGCTGGTGGTGCCCACGCCTGCCGGCGTCCCGTTCACCCAGGAGACCGCGCGGCGCTGGAGCGTCCGCAAGCACCTCGTGTTCGCATGCGGACGCTATGAGGGCATCGATCAGCGCGTCGTCGACGACGCGGCCCGCCGGGTGGACGTCGAAGAGGTGTCCCTCGGCGATTTCGTCCTGATCGGCGGCGA
It contains:
- the ffh gene encoding signal recognition particle protein; this encodes MFDSLSDRLTGALKDLRGKGRLSDADIDRTCREIRLALLEADVSLPVVRAFIARIKERAKGAEVSAALNPAQMVVKIVNEELVGILGGETRRVRFAKSPPTVIMLAGLQGAGKTTLAGKLGHWLSQQGHTPLLVACDLQRPGAVSQLQIVGERAGVPVYAPHPGTGVGGEGTLGVTAGDPVSVAKAGVDEARAKHYDVVVIDTAGRLGIDAELMKQASDIRDATSPDEVLFVVDAMIGQDAVTTAQAFSDGVGFTGVVLTKLDGDARGGAALSVREVTGQPIMFASSGEKLEDFDVFHPDRMASRILGMGDVLSLIEQAEQHWDAQQAEAAAAKITQGELTLEDFLEQMLMIRKMGPIGNILGMLPGAGQMKDVLSQVDDKQLDRVQAIIRGMTPAERDNPKIINASRRLRIANGSGVTVSEVNQLVDRFYDARKMMAQMSGRMGMGAVNRKTNRKKGKGKKGKGRGPTPPKVRGGFPGMPGGMPAGFPDLSNMPAGLDELPPGLEGIDISQFQQPKKKK
- a CDS encoding amidohydrolase family protein gives rise to the protein MTRHYRGTDPLTGSPVEFWVTGETISATPVPGAETAVDGGWILPGLVDAHNHVGIAPGLGVDIEQARGYAYADAQAGTLLIREVGSPLDTHPLDDDPACPRFIRSGKHIARPKRYLRDYGVDLDDPDELAAEVARQAAAGDGWVKIVGDWIDREAGDLAPLWTRGQIESAVAVAHEHGARITAHVFGTDALVDLIGAGVDCIEHGTGLTDDLIDQLVDRSIALVPTMIQVENFPGIADGAERFPTYAAHMRSLHAGAGKVFASAREAGVAIFAGTDAGGFVEHGRIVDEIEALSKVGLGPAGAIAAASTNARRWLGADVLDDGHRADFVIYPANPVEDLAVLRHPAAVVSSGHHIV
- the rpsP gene encoding 30S ribosomal protein S16; protein product: MAVKIKLTRLGKIRNPQYRIVVADARTRRNGRVIETIGKYHPKEEPSLIEVDSERAQYWLSVGAQPTEPVAAILKVTGDWQKHKGLPGAEGTLRTAAPKTSKLDLFNAALAAADNEPVAAATTPKKKAAKKDEAAEAPAAEGDA
- a CDS encoding RNA-binding protein, with translation MSAVVADAVEHLVRGIVSNPDDVQVDLVTGRRGRLVEVHVNPDDLGKVIGRNGRTATALRTLVAGIGGRGMRVDIVDTDR
- the rimM gene encoding ribosome maturation factor RimM (Essential for efficient processing of 16S rRNA), whose amino-acid sequence is MDLVVGRVVKSHGIRGEVVVDVRTDEPEIRFAPNSVLRGRLPRGGGERDFVITAAREHSGRLLVSLADVRDRGSADALRGTLFLVDSSQVEPSDDPDEFYDHELEGVAVELLDGSEVGVVESVLHLPGGELLSVRTTDGREVLVPFVREIVPTVSRELIVLDPPEGLLDPDSLDDSDSDDSDADNSDAGNNDDVDDR
- the trmD gene encoding tRNA (guanosine(37)-N1)-methyltransferase TrmD: MRLDIVSIFPEYFDPLRVALLGKAIDAGRVSVDVHDLRNWAHDVHRSVDDSPYGGGPGMVMKPEVWGPCLDEVCPDDALLVVPTPAGVPFTQETARRWSVRKHLVFACGRYEGIDQRVVDDAARRVDVEEVSLGDFVLIGGEVAVLAMVEATVRLLDGVLGNPRSHQEDSFSDGLLEGPSYTRPVTWRGLDVPAVLLSGDHAKVARWRHEQSLERTRARRPDLLDESDLVDESVHEAGDHTADPG